One stretch of Streptomyces peucetius DNA includes these proteins:
- a CDS encoding GNAT family N-acetyltransferase yields the protein MPALTGDGPHGQDVVVGALDLAARVDEALAVQALAFGLSEDEIDIRRYIVLRHLQNPGARALGATTGDDRLVGFVYGMPNDRTHWWSTVVEPYLRRTGTEGWLDDSFVITELHVHPAFQGCGIGRALITALTDAADQPRSILSAIDIESPARSLYRKLGYQDLAGQVLFPSAPSPYAVMGAPLPLRRTSGPGN from the coding sequence ATGCCAGCACTCACCGGGGACGGCCCGCACGGCCAGGACGTCGTGGTCGGGGCGCTCGATCTCGCCGCGCGGGTCGACGAGGCGCTCGCCGTACAGGCCCTCGCCTTCGGTCTCAGCGAGGACGAGATCGACATCCGCCGGTACATCGTGCTGCGCCACCTGCAGAACCCCGGAGCCCGCGCGCTCGGCGCCACGACGGGCGACGACCGGCTCGTCGGATTCGTCTACGGCATGCCCAACGACCGCACCCACTGGTGGTCCACCGTCGTCGAGCCGTATCTGCGCCGCACCGGGACCGAGGGCTGGCTCGACGACTCCTTCGTCATCACCGAGCTCCACGTCCATCCCGCCTTCCAGGGGTGCGGCATCGGACGCGCACTGATCACCGCCCTCACCGACGCCGCGGACCAGCCCCGCTCGATCCTCTCGGCGATCGACATCGAGAGCCCCGCCCGCAGCCTGTACCGCAAGCTCGGCTACCAGGACCTCGCGGGCCAGGTGCTGTTCCCCAGCGCGCCCAGTCCGTACGCCGTGATGGGCGCCCCACTGCCGCTGCGGAGGACGAGCGGCCCGGGGAACTGA
- a CDS encoding proline--tRNA ligase — translation MAQVQRMSRLMVKTLRDDPADAETLSHKLLVRAGYVRRNAAGIWSWLPLGKRVLENVTRVVREEMDAIGAQEVLLPALLPKEPYEATGRWEEYGAELFRLKDRKGADYLLGPTHEEIFTQLVKDQCTSYKDLPVILYQIQTKYRDEARPRSGILRGREFQMKDSYSFDTSDEGLAESYALHREAYIRIFERLGLEHKIVSAVSGAMGGSASEEFLAPAPAGEDTFVYCPSCDYAANTEAVTFALAPVEGADHGPVEELDTPDTPTIETLAAHLGVPASATLKNLLVKVDGEIVAVGVPGDREVDLGKLGDHLAPAAVELVTAEDFVGRPDLVRGYVGPQGLEKVRYLADPRVAPCTAWITGANAEGKHARNVVAGRDFEVDEYLDVVVVEEGDPCPKCAAGLKLDRAIEIGHIFQLGRKYADAFQLDVLGQNGKPVRVTMGSYGVGVSRAVAALAEQTADEQGLCWPAEIAPADVHVVAAGKALQTELALDVAAQLGEAGLRVLVDDRAGVSPGVKFTDAELIGVPKILVAGRRSGEGVLELKDRRTGEREELPVAEAVARLRA, via the coding sequence ATGGCCCAGGTCCAGCGCATGTCCCGTCTGATGGTCAAGACACTGCGCGACGACCCGGCGGACGCAGAGACGCTCAGCCACAAGCTCCTCGTCCGTGCCGGTTACGTCCGCCGCAACGCCGCGGGCATCTGGTCCTGGCTGCCGCTCGGCAAGCGCGTCCTGGAGAACGTCACCCGCGTCGTGCGCGAGGAGATGGATGCCATCGGCGCCCAGGAGGTGCTGCTCCCGGCACTGCTGCCCAAGGAGCCGTACGAGGCGACGGGCCGCTGGGAGGAGTACGGCGCCGAGCTGTTCCGCCTCAAGGACCGCAAGGGCGCCGACTATCTGCTCGGCCCGACGCACGAGGAGATCTTCACCCAGCTGGTCAAGGACCAGTGCACGTCCTACAAGGACCTGCCGGTGATCCTCTACCAGATCCAGACCAAGTACCGCGACGAGGCGCGTCCGCGCTCGGGCATCCTGCGCGGCCGCGAGTTCCAGATGAAGGACTCGTACTCCTTCGACACCAGCGACGAGGGCCTCGCCGAGTCGTACGCCCTGCACCGCGAGGCGTACATCAGGATCTTCGAGCGCCTCGGCCTCGAGCACAAGATCGTCTCCGCGGTGTCCGGCGCCATGGGCGGCTCGGCCTCCGAGGAGTTCCTGGCCCCCGCTCCGGCCGGCGAGGACACGTTCGTCTACTGCCCCTCCTGCGACTACGCGGCCAACACCGAGGCCGTCACCTTCGCCCTCGCCCCGGTCGAGGGCGCGGACCACGGCCCCGTCGAGGAGCTGGACACCCCCGACACCCCGACCATCGAGACGCTCGCCGCCCACCTGGGCGTGCCGGCCTCCGCGACCCTGAAGAACCTGCTGGTCAAGGTCGACGGCGAGATCGTCGCCGTCGGCGTCCCGGGCGACCGCGAGGTCGACCTCGGCAAGCTGGGCGACCACCTGGCCCCGGCCGCCGTCGAGCTGGTCACCGCGGAGGACTTCGTCGGCCGCCCGGACCTGGTGCGCGGCTACGTCGGCCCGCAGGGCCTGGAGAAGGTCCGCTACCTCGCCGACCCGCGCGTCGCGCCCTGCACGGCGTGGATCACCGGCGCCAACGCGGAGGGCAAGCACGCCAGGAACGTCGTCGCGGGCCGGGACTTCGAGGTCGACGAGTACCTCGACGTCGTGGTCGTCGAGGAAGGCGACCCGTGCCCGAAGTGCGCGGCCGGTCTGAAGCTCGACCGCGCGATCGAGATCGGCCACATCTTCCAGCTCGGCCGCAAGTACGCCGACGCCTTCCAGCTCGACGTCCTCGGCCAGAACGGCAAGCCGGTCCGCGTGACCATGGGCTCCTACGGCGTCGGCGTCTCCCGCGCGGTGGCCGCGCTCGCCGAGCAGACGGCCGACGAGCAGGGCCTGTGCTGGCCGGCCGAGATCGCCCCCGCGGACGTTCACGTCGTCGCCGCGGGCAAGGCGCTCCAGACCGAGCTCGCCCTCGACGTCGCCGCGCAGCTGGGCGAGGCGGGCCTGCGGGTCCTGGTCGACGACCGTGCCGGTGTCTCGCCGGGCGTGAAGTTCACGGACGCGGAGCTGATCGGCGTCCCCAAGATCCTGGTGGCCGGCCGCCGCTCCGGCGAGGGCGTGCTGGAACTGAAGGACCGGCGGACGGGCGAGCGCGAAGAGCTTCCGGTCGCGGAGGCGGTGGCGCGCCTGCGCGCCTGA
- a CDS encoding aminoglycoside phosphotransferase family protein, which yields MAFEPPQRLVRALGEDDEWLARLPGTVRETVDRRKLDVERAVAPGGRSSLVLLVRQPDGTPAALKLAPPAAAPGLERAALEQWNGWGAVRLLDTATDDGLLLERLHPEVSLRSLPEAKALLEAAGTVRRLWVEPPAGHGFETVARRTGRQAEAMRKSDEPLVAAALAARDELVALPPEELLLHGNFRQGKVLSGDRVPWLAVGPEPLVGERAYDLARLVRDRVEDLVASSAGPSAARRRLNKLADSLEVDRERLRGWTLFRAVESGTRAVAAGRRAEGELALEFAGWL from the coding sequence ATGGCTTTCGAACCGCCGCAGCGGCTGGTCCGGGCACTCGGTGAGGACGACGAGTGGCTGGCGCGGCTGCCCGGGACCGTCCGGGAGACGGTGGACCGGCGGAAGCTGGACGTCGAACGGGCCGTCGCGCCGGGCGGCCGGAGCAGCCTGGTCCTTCTCGTACGGCAGCCGGACGGCACCCCGGCCGCGCTGAAACTCGCCCCGCCTGCCGCTGCGCCCGGCCTCGAGCGGGCCGCGCTTGAGCAGTGGAACGGCTGGGGCGCGGTGCGCCTGCTGGACACCGCCACGGACGACGGGCTGCTGCTGGAGCGGCTGCATCCGGAGGTATCGCTCCGGTCTCTGCCGGAGGCGAAGGCGCTGCTGGAGGCGGCGGGCACGGTGCGGCGGCTGTGGGTGGAGCCCCCGGCCGGCCACGGTTTCGAGACGGTGGCACGGCGCACCGGGCGGCAGGCCGAGGCGATGCGGAAGTCCGACGAGCCGCTCGTCGCGGCGGCGCTGGCGGCCCGGGACGAACTGGTCGCGCTCCCGCCCGAGGAGTTGCTGCTGCACGGCAACTTCCGCCAGGGCAAGGTGCTTTCCGGCGACCGTGTGCCGTGGCTGGCGGTCGGTCCGGAGCCATTGGTGGGCGAACGCGCCTACGACCTGGCGAGGTTGGTGCGCGACCGGGTCGAGGACCTCGTCGCGTCCTCCGCGGGCCCGTCGGCGGCACGCCGCCGGCTGAACAAACTTGCGGACTCCCTGGAGGTGGACCGGGAGCGGCTGCGGGGCTGGACGCTGTTCCGGGCGGTGGAGTCGGGGACACGGGCGGTGGCCGCGGGGCGTCGCGCGGAGGGGGAACTGGCGCTGGAGTTCGCGGGCTGGTTGTAG
- a CDS encoding ferritin-like domain-containing protein: protein MSTVDARSDVTARLDALQAALAAEHAAVYGYGVVGGRVGDDRESEAAAAHAAHRSRRDALARTVRDLGGKPAAAAAGYALPFPVPDAAAAIRLATVLEERVAGVYSDLIRASEGPLRLEAAGALREAAVRAVRWRGSGVAFPGLAERGGRD, encoded by the coding sequence ATGAGCACAGTGGACGCGCGGAGCGACGTCACGGCCCGCCTGGACGCCCTACAGGCAGCCCTGGCGGCGGAGCACGCGGCGGTCTACGGCTACGGCGTGGTCGGCGGACGGGTGGGCGACGACCGCGAGAGCGAGGCCGCCGCCGCCCACGCCGCCCACCGGTCCCGGCGGGACGCCCTGGCGCGGACCGTGCGCGATCTCGGCGGAAAGCCCGCAGCGGCCGCCGCAGGCTACGCCCTGCCCTTCCCCGTGCCGGACGCCGCCGCGGCGATACGGCTCGCCACCGTCCTGGAGGAACGCGTCGCCGGCGTCTACTCCGATCTCATACGGGCCTCGGAAGGTCCCCTGCGGCTCGAAGCCGCCGGGGCGCTGCGCGAGGCGGCGGTCCGCGCCGTCCGCTGGCGCGGCAGCGGCGTAGCCTTTCCTGGGCTCGCCGAGCGGGGCGGCCGGGACTGA
- the rimP gene encoding ribosome maturation factor RimP yields MSTTQSERLRGLLEPLVSAAELDLEEIEVSRAGRRRMLRITVDSDDGVELDACAELSRAISEKLDETDAMGEGEYVLEVSSPGADRPLTQHRHYVRATGRLVKLQLHSDGAAEELVARILTVDDEGLDLEVPGVKGRKPTARRVAFDEIAKARVEIEFNRKDKKEEEA; encoded by the coding sequence ATGAGCACCACCCAGAGCGAGAGGCTGCGCGGGCTGCTGGAACCGCTCGTCAGCGCCGCGGAACTGGATCTGGAAGAGATCGAGGTCTCCCGGGCGGGCCGGCGCCGCATGCTGAGGATCACCGTGGACTCCGACGACGGCGTCGAGCTGGACGCCTGTGCCGAGCTGAGCCGCGCCATCTCCGAGAAGCTCGACGAGACGGACGCGATGGGCGAGGGCGAGTACGTCCTCGAAGTCAGCTCCCCCGGCGCCGACCGGCCTCTCACCCAGCACCGCCACTACGTGCGCGCCACCGGCCGCCTGGTGAAGCTGCAGCTGCACTCCGACGGAGCAGCCGAGGAACTGGTGGCCCGCATCCTCACCGTGGACGACGAGGGGCTCGATCTCGAGGTGCCGGGCGTGAAGGGGCGCAAGCCCACCGCCCGCCGGGTCGCCTTCGACGAGATCGCCAAGGCGCGCGTGGAGATCGAGTTCAACCGCAAGGACAAGAAGGAAGAGGAGGCGTAG
- the nusA gene encoding transcription termination factor NusA has protein sequence MDIDVKLLKGLAQEKEIAFDLLVEAIESALLIAYHRTEGSRRHARVVLSRDTGHVTVWAKEDPADLEEGQEPKEFDDTPSDFGRIAATTARQVIQQRLRDAENDVTFGEYARREGDIVAGMVQQGKDPKNVLVKLDDKLEAILPVQEQVPGEEYTHGLRLRTYVVRVAKGVRGPSVTLSRTHPNLVKKLFALEVPEIADGSVEIAAIAREAGHRTKIAVRSTRSGLNPKGACIGPMGSRVRNVMAELHGEKIDIVDWSDDPAEMVANALSPARVSRVEVVDLGARSARVTVPDYQLSLAIGKEGQNARLAARLTGWRIDIRPDTEQGAEQG, from the coding sequence GTGGACATCGACGTGAAGCTCCTGAAGGGCTTGGCACAGGAGAAGGAGATCGCTTTCGATCTGCTGGTCGAGGCCATCGAGTCGGCCCTCCTCATCGCGTACCACCGCACCGAGGGCAGCCGCCGCCACGCCCGGGTGGTGCTCAGCCGGGACACCGGTCATGTGACCGTGTGGGCCAAGGAGGACCCGGCCGACCTGGAGGAGGGGCAGGAGCCCAAGGAGTTCGACGACACCCCGTCGGACTTCGGCCGGATCGCCGCCACCACCGCCCGTCAGGTCATCCAGCAGCGGCTGCGCGACGCGGAGAACGACGTCACGTTCGGTGAGTACGCCCGCCGTGAGGGTGACATCGTCGCCGGCATGGTCCAGCAGGGCAAGGACCCCAAGAACGTCCTGGTCAAGCTGGACGACAAGCTCGAGGCGATCCTGCCGGTGCAGGAGCAGGTGCCGGGTGAGGAGTACACGCACGGTCTGCGTCTGCGCACCTATGTGGTTCGGGTGGCCAAGGGTGTCCGCGGTCCGTCCGTCACGCTGTCGCGGACGCACCCGAACCTGGTGAAGAAGCTCTTCGCGCTGGAGGTCCCCGAGATCGCGGACGGCAGCGTCGAGATCGCCGCGATCGCCCGCGAGGCCGGCCACCGCACCAAGATCGCCGTCCGCTCGACCCGCTCCGGACTGAACCCCAAGGGCGCCTGCATCGGCCCGATGGGCAGCCGCGTGCGCAATGTCATGGCGGAGCTGCACGGCGAGAAGATCGACATCGTGGACTGGTCCGACGACCCGGCCGAGATGGTGGCGAACGCCCTGTCCCCGGCCCGTGTCAGCAGGGTGGAGGTCGTCGACCTCGGCGCCCGCTCCGCCCGGGTCACCGTTCCGGACTACCAGCTGTCCCTGGCGATCGGCAAGGAGGGGCAGAACGCCCGTCTGGCCGCACGTCTCACCGGCTGGCGCATCGACATCCGCCCGGACACGGAGCAGGGTGCCGAGCAGGGCTGA
- a CDS encoding YlxR family protein: MSGRTHARVCPERTCVGCRERAAKSDLLRIVVIEGECVPDDRGTLPGRGAYVHPALVCLDLAVRRRAFPRAFRAQGPLETAAVRRYVEQAAP, from the coding sequence GTGTCTGGCCGGACGCATGCCCGCGTGTGCCCTGAGCGAACCTGTGTGGGATGCCGGGAGCGAGCGGCCAAGAGCGATCTGCTGCGCATCGTGGTGATCGAGGGCGAGTGCGTCCCCGATGATCGCGGTACGCTGCCCGGCCGGGGTGCGTACGTGCACCCCGCCTTGGTCTGTCTCGACCTGGCGGTCCGCCGCCGGGCGTTCCCGAGGGCCTTCCGGGCCCAGGGACCGCTCGAGACCGCCGCGGTGCGGCGGTATGTCGAGCAGGCAGCACCGTAA